A single region of the Podospora pseudopauciseta strain CBS 411.78 chromosome 1, whole genome shotgun sequence genome encodes:
- the NdufA8 gene encoding ndufa8, NADH-ubiquinone oxidoreductase complex I 19kd subunit (COG:C; EggNog:ENOG503P1YB), producing MAARKPTFNQQILIDPTPLPDSIPKVKEVGASSAPLLSAAFFIGARCKDYNDDYMQCKTENPGKGEFECLKEGRRVTRCARSVIEDINKSCLEQFRAHWTCLENNNHQLWQCRPDEWKLNKCVFDNLKLEKVIPDQPKQSTPVHLRQKQIYAHSPVPAWEKPFIAEKSQSS from the exons ATGGCAGCCAGAAAACCCAC CTTCAACCAGCAGATCCTCATCGACCCGACGCCGCTGCCAGATTCGATCCCCAAAGTCAAGGAGGTCGGCGCCAGCTCTGCCCCTCTTCTCTCGGCTGCTTTCTTCATCGGCGCGCGGTGCAAGGACTACAATGATGACTACATGCAATGCAAGACTGAGAACCCCGGAAAGGGCGAGTTTGAGTGCCTGAAGGAGGGGCGGCGGGTCACCAGATGCGCCCGGAGCGT CATCGAGGATATCAACAAGTCATGCCTGGAGCAGTTTCGCGCCCACTGGACATGTCTCGAGAACAACAACCATCAGCTTTGGCAGTGCCGCCCCGATGAGTGGAAGCTGAACAAGTGTGTTTTCGACAACCTG AAGCTCGAGAAGGTCATTCCTGACCAGCCCAAGCAGTCAACACCCGTCCACCTCAGACAGAAGCAGATCTATGCCCACTCACCGGTCCCGGCGTGGGAGAAGCCATTCATTGCTGAGAAATCCCAGTCCTCCTAA
- the NUP57 gene encoding Nucleoporin nup57 (EggNog:ENOG503NVWB; COG:U; COG:Y) — translation MFSTATKPAGQNIFGNSMFAQPAASQQQQQQQQAQPQAQQQAPLALGQTLTNSTQQLGSSIWQPGSQTNFQKPIPDQIKLITEKWDPSNPNCVFRTYLYNKVDEHAVPHYHPGPQDDPKEWDEALRNKPAANFMPVLCAGFPAIVARLTLQRRALAEFNNKLHAINASLDAILSRHDLEHSVRALNARRKHAEQSRRCLVLAAKVQILRNRGYALSGDEDQLKQKLQKIDKDLQDPALSARLEELWSRLIILRQYADSLKDEINKPGALENGGLSEDVEAKAKKILEDYDKQLQHLRKQVEEAKKDFDEWEKEHKPAPAPSKKAR, via the exons ATGTTTTCAACCGCCACTAAGCCCGCGGGGCAGAACATCTTCGGTAATAGCATGTTTGCGCAACCAGCTGCCAGT caacagcagcagcaacagcagcaggcgcAACCACAAGCGCAACAACAAGCACCTTTGGCGCTAGGGCAGACTTTGACCAACTCGACCCAACAGTTGGGCAGCTCAATATGGCAACCTGGGAGCCAGACAAACT TTCAGAAGCCAATTCCTGATCAGATCAAGCTCATCACCGAGAAATGGGACCCCTCGAACCCCAACTGCGTTTTCCGCACCTATCTCTACAACAAGGTTGACGAGCACGCTGTACCACACTACCACCCCGGTCCTCAGGACGACCCCAAGGAATGGGACGAGGCTCTTCGTAACAAGCCTGCGGCCAACTTCATGCCCGTTCTCTGCGCTGGCTTCCCAGCTATCGTTGCGCGCCTAACGTTGCAACGAAGGGCCCTTGCCGAGttcaacaacaagctccaTGCCATCAACGCCAGCTTAGACGCGATTCTTTCTCGTCACGATTTGGAGCACTCTGTTCGTGCGCTCAATGCGCGGAGGAAGCATGCGGAGCAGAGCAGGCGTTGCTTGGTTTTGGCCGCCAAGGTCCAGATTCTGCGCAACAGGGGTTACGCGCTTTCTGGCGATGAGGATCAGCTCAAGCAGAAGCTTCAGAAGATCGACAAGGACCTGCAGGACCCTGCTTTGAGCGCgcggttggaggagttgtGGAGCCGTCTTATCATTCTCAGGCAGTATGCCGACAGCCTCAAGGACGAGATCAACAAGCCTGGCGCTCTTGAAAATGGGGGCTTGAGCGAGGATGTGGAGGcaaaggcgaagaag ATCCTCGAAGACTACGACAAGCAACTTCAGCACCTTAGAAAGCAGGTTGAGGAAGCCAAGAAGGACTTTGACGAGTGGGAAAAGGAACACAAGCCAGCACCGGCTCCGTCAAAGAAGGCACGCTAG
- a CDS encoding hypothetical protein (EggNog:ENOG503PV2M; COG:S), translating into MFGLPPQISEAELRAAEAEATFTIQRVIATAAALYLSPFVIDAVSKVF; encoded by the exons ATGTTCGGTT TGCCCCCACAAATCTCCGAGGCCGAGCTTCGCGCCGCCGAGGCGGAGGCCACCTTCACCATCCAGCGGGTCATCGCCACAGCCGCTGCTCTCTACCTCT CCCCCTTCGTCATCGATGCCGTCTCCAAGGTCTTCTAA
- the GCV2 gene encoding glycine decarboxylase subunit P (EggNog:ENOG503NWQC; BUSCO:EOG09260DBG; COG:E) gives MASRQQMAHLRKVPGALLHASRASRPLLRPRISTACSTPKALARWESTTSAAWESPKPTLQTPEFHRLPDLFPINESFTKRHIGPDDQGVQEMLQALSPPVKSLDEFVEQVIPADIRSTRELFVTEGKQSESETMSREGLQEWEVQKIAQDIAGTPNKSERYFIGEGYYGTLVPEVIKRNVLESPAWYTSYTPYQPEISQGRLESLLNFQTLVTDLTALPVANASLLDEGTAAAEAMAISLNSLPTSRQKLKGKTFVVSKSTHPATIKVLCGRAEALGVEVAIMDVNESTLASLQELGDNLVGVMLQYPDRFGNAADFRSIADAVHKQGALLSVGTDLLALTLLTPPGELGADIVFGNSQRFGVPFGSGGPHAAFFAVQEKLKRKMPGRLVGVSKDRLGGRALRLALQTREQHIRREKATSNVCTAQALLANMAAFYAVYHGPEGLKRIAERCNLAARVIWAAATRYGYEAQEPIFDKVTIDLPNMADKFYRFAKETGVYVRPVGESKVAISLDETVTEEDLTRLVQILGDFRSYLVQQSANSGEDYASTVKSLLEEQSVRTANIPETLKRTSPYLTHPVFNSHHSETEMLRYIHHLQSKDLSLVHSMIPLGSCTMKLNGSAEMSLITLPGFANVHPGRLKQNIKAQPIYTIIYELEEQLKSITGMDGVSLQPNSGAQGEYAGLRIIRSYLDSQRGPDDPVRDICLIPVSAHGTNPASAAMAGMRVVPIKCDTKTGNLDLEDLRAKCEQHSKQIGAIMITYPSTFGVFEPQIKEVCNIIHSHGGQVYMDGANMNAQIGLCSPGEIGADVCHLNLHKTFCIPHGGGGPGVGPVCVKKHLGPHLPISTLHNYPNHTTTQVTSAPFGSAGILPISWSYIALMGAAGLKKATQVGLLNANYLLAKLKPHYSILYTNEHGRCAHEFILDVRPFQATAGIEAIDIAKRLQDYGFHAPTMSWPVANTLMIEPTESESKEELDRFVDALVSIREEIREIEEGKAPREGNVLKMAPHPMVDIIGGDGEEGSKWDRPYSRTKAAYPLPWLKEKKFWPSVARINDTYGDTNLFCTCPPVEDTTGGNLSSVQTSQ, from the exons ATGGCTTCCAGACAGCAGATGGCGCACCTGCGCAAGGTACCAGGTGCTTTGCTCCACGCTTCCCGAGCTTCAAGGCCACTTTTGCGACCTCGCATTTCAACTGCTTGCTCTACTCCCAAGGCACTCGCACGATGGGAGAGCACCACGAGCGCCGCCTGGGAAAGCCCGAAACCGACCCTCCAGACACCCGAGTTCCATAGACTGCCCGACCTGTTTCCTATCAATGAGAGCTTCACCAAACGGCATATCGGCCCGGACGATCAGGGCGTGCAGGAGATGCTCCAGGCTCTTTCGCCCCCTGTCAAGTCGCTTGACGAATTCGTGGAGCAAGTCATACCCGCGGATATCCGGTCAACCAGGGAGTTGTTTGTGACTGAGGGAAAGCAGTCTGAGAGCGAAACCATGTCGAGGGAGGGTCTCCAGGAATGGGAGGTTCAGAAGATCGCACAGGACATTGCTGGGACTCCCAACAAGTCGGAGAGATACTTCATTGGCGAAGGATACTACGGTACTTTGGTCCCTGAAGTAATCAAGCGCAATGTGCTCGAGAGCCCGGCTTGGTACACCAGTTATACGCCATACCAACCCGAGATCAGCCAGGGCCGTCTCGAGTCCCTGCTCAACTTTCAGACCTTGGTGACTGATCTGACAGCTCTCCCGGTTGCCAATGCTAGTTTGCTGGACGAGGGAACTGCGGCAGCCGAAGCGATGGCTATCTCCCTGAACTCGTTGCCTACGTCGAGGCAGAAGCTGAAAGGAAAGACGTTTGTTGTCTCCAAGTCAACTCATCCTGCGACAATCAAGGTGTTGTGCGGACGTGCTGAAGCGTTGGGGGTCGAGGTCGCCATTATGGACGTTAACGAGTCCACGCTCGCCAGCCTGCAGGAGTTGGGCGATAACTTGGTCGGTGTCATGCTCCAGTACCCTGATAGGTTCGGTAACGCTGCCGATTTCCGATCGATTGCCGATGCCGTTCACAAGCAAGGCGCGCTCCTCAGTGTCGGAACAGACCTGCTCGCACTTACTCTCTTAACCCCACCGGGCGAACTCGGTGCTGATATCGTGTTTGGAAACTCGCAAAGATTCGGTGTACCCTTCGGATCAGGAGGACCCCATGCTGCTTTCTTTGCCGTgcaggagaagctcaagaggaagatgcccGGTCGTCTTGTCGGCGTATCCAAGGATCGTCTCGGTGGTCGTGCTCTTCGTCTGGCCTTGCAGACACGAGAACAGCATATCAGGAGAGAGAAGGCTACCAGCAATGTCTGCACTGCTCAAGCTTTGCTCGCCAACATGGCCGCATTTTACGCAGTTTACCACGGCCCTGAAGGTCTGAAGCGGATTGCTGAGAGATGCAACCTTGCTGCACGGGTTATTTGGGCGGCCGCTACACGCTATGGCTATGAAGCCCAGGAGCCGATTTTCGACAAGGTTACCATCGACTTGCCAAACATGGCTGATAAGTTTTACCGTTTCGCAAAGGAGACTGGGGTCTACGTCAGACCAGTCGGCGAGAGCAAGGTTGCTATCAGCCTGGATGAGACGGTCACGGAGGAGGATTTGACCAGACTTGTCCAGATTCTTGGTGACTTCCGTTCCTATCTGGTGCAGCAGTCGGCAAACTCTGGAGAGGATTATGCTTCCACTGTCAAGAGCTTGCTTGAGGAGCAGTCCGTCAGAACTGCCAACATACCCGAGACGTTGAAGAGGACCTCCCCGTACCTGACACATCCCGTCTTCAACAGCCACCACTCCGAGACAGAGATGCTCCGCtacatccaccaccttcagTCCAAGGATCTCTCCCTGGTGCACTCCATGATTCCTCTGGGCTCATGCACCATGAAGCTGAACGGTAGCGCTGAAATGTCGCTCATCACCCTGCCAGGCTTTGCCAATGTTCATCCTGGACGTTTGAAGCAGAACATCAAGGCGCAGCCGATTTACACTATCATCTACGAGCTTGAGGAGCAGTTGAAGAGCATCACAGGCATGGATGGTGTGAGTTTGCAGCCAAACTCGGGTGCTCAGGGCGAGTACGCAGGTTTGCGGATTATCCGTAGCTACCTCGACTCTCAGCGCGGCCCTGACGATCCTGTCCGTGACATCTGCTTGATTCCTGTTTCGGCCCACGGCACGAATCCGGCGTCAGCAGCTATGGCGGGCATGCGTGTTGTCCCGATCAAGTGCGACACCAAGACGGGCAACTTGGATCTCGAGGACCTTCGGGCCAAGTGCGAGCAGCACTCCAAGCAGATTGGTGCCATTATGATCACCTACCCCAGCACCTTCGGTGTTTTCGAGCCGCAAATCAAGGAGGTCTGCAACATCATCCATTCCCATGGTGGCCAGGTGTACATGGACGGCGCCAACATGAACGCTCAGATCGGCCTTTGCAGCCCTGGTGAGATTGGCGCAGATGTGTGCCATCTCAACCTGCACAAGACTTTCTGCATTCCccacggcggtggtggcccaGGTGTCGGCCCTGTCTGCGTCAAGAAGCATCTGGGTCCTCACCTTCCCATTTCTACGCTCCACAACTACCCCAACCATACCACAACGCAGGTGACCAGTGCGCCATTTGGAAGCGCCGgtatcctccccatcagctGGTCGTACATTGCTCTCATGGGCGCCGCCGGCCTCAAGAAGGCCACCCAGGTCGGCCTTCTCAACGCCAACTATCTCCTCGCCAAGCTCAAGCCCCACTACTCGATTTTGTACACCAACGAGCACGGCAGATGCGCCCACGAGTTCATCCTGGACGTCCGGCCTTTCCAGGCCACCGCCGGCATCGAGGCGATCGACATCGCGAAGCGCCTGCAGGATTATGGCTTCCACGCTCCCACCATGAGCTGGCCCGTGGCCAACACCCTCATGATTGAACCTACCGAGTCCGAGTccaaggaggagcttgaccGCTTTGTCGATGCTCTTGTCAGCATTCGCGAGGAGATTCgtgagattgaggagggcaaggccCCGCGTGAGGGCAACGTCTTGAAGATGGCGCCTCATCCCATGGTGGATATCATtggcggcgatggtgaggagggaagcAAGTGGGATAGGCCTTATAGCCGCACCAAGGCTGCCTACCCGCTGCCTTggctcaaggagaagaagttcTGGCCTAGTGTGGCGAGAATTAACGATA CTTACGGAGATACCAACCTTTTCTGCACCTGCCCTCCTGTTGAGGACACGACGGGCGGTAATCTGTCTTCTGTTCAGACTTCTCAATAG
- the SQT1 gene encoding 60S ribosomal subunit assembly or modification protein (COG:S; EggNog:ENOG503P189), with translation MSSSKPYQHPADDDDSEPEMIAEDDVQEVVDDMDGDEDVPMDSDDEEQGEELVLENDGIAYFDQHKDSVFAIAQHPVHPHLIATGGSEGDADDAPGKGYVIDISAASSKPVLPPSYNSDPSSAGAWQPTELQPLFAIDGHTDSINALTFTLPRGDFLVSGGMDGRLRVYAVGVPSTGTGAQFKYVGESQETEEVNWVSPCPSAAHPNTIALGASDGSVWVFTIDPAADPSNPIQIVQSYFLHTASCTAGAWSSDGLLLATVSEDSSLHVFDVFGEAAAKNLVTDNGQTVVSLADADQRFFVEGGLYSVAISPSGGLVAVGGAQGAIRVVGLPRLSAQPASRTTQRAVPVQRGPAGRRAAPSNSSNAQSDPSAGAGVVLAALNVQSDGIESLSFSPQQPLLAAGSVDGSIAIFDAARSFQVRKHIRGAHEGESVVKVDFVRAATGATAGWLLTSCGLDGVVRRWDMRGATATQEAVAAGLTAGLIKEWKGHRGGGEGGGVLGFVQGADGERVVTAGDDSVVLVFEA, from the coding sequence ATGTCATCCTCGAAGCCATACCAACACCCTgccgacgatgacgactcGGAGCCCGAGATGATCGCCGAGGACGATGTCCaggaggttgttgacgaTATGGACGGGGATGAAGATGTCCCCATGGACTCGGACGATGAGGAGCAAGGCGAAGAACTAGTGCTGGAGAACGACGGTATCGCCTACTTTGACCAGCACAAGGATTCAGTCTTTGCGATCGCTCAACATCCAGTACACCCACATTTGATTGCGACAGGTGGTTCCGAGGGCGACGCCGATGATGCCCCAGGAAAAGGCTACGTTATCGACATCTCTGCCGCCTCGTCAAAGCCAGTCCTCCCCCCAAGCTACAACTCAGACCCTAGCTCCGCTGGGGCGTGGCAACCGACCGAACTTCAGCCCCTGTTCGCCATCGATGGACACACAGACAGCATCAATGCGCTGACATTCACTCTACCACGCGGTGACTTCTTGGTCAGTGGCGGCATGGACGGGCGGTTGCGCGTGTACGCTGTAGGAGTTCCCAGCACCGGGACAGGTGCTCAGTTCAAGTACGTCGGCGAGTCACAAGAAACAGAAGAAGTCAACTGGGTATCGCCTTGCCCATCCGCCGCCCATCCGAACACCATCGCCTTGGGCGCATCCGACGGCTCCGTCTGGGTCTTCACCATTGACCCAGCTGCCGATCCTTCCAACCCAATCCAGATCGTCCAGTCCTACTTCCTCCACACAGCATCCTGCACAGCAGGCGCCTGGTCTTCCGacggccttctcctcgctaCCGTCAGCGAGGACAGCTCCCTCCACGTTTTCGACGTCTTTGGCGAAGCGGCTGCTAAGAACCTCGTCACCGATAACGGTCAAACAGTTGTGTCTCTTGCGGACGCGGATCAACGCTTCTTCGTCGAGGGTGGCCTCTACTCCGTCGCCATTTCCCCCTCTGGTGGGCTCGTGGCCGTCGGTGGCGCCCAGGGTGCCATCAGGGTCGTCGGTCTCCCTCGCCTCTCCGCTCAGCCTGCTTCGCGAACCACACAACGTGCCGTCCCCGTCCAACGAGGCCCCGCCGGCCGCAGAGCTGCTCCTTCCAACTCGTCCAACGCGCAAAGCGATCCTTCCGCCGGTGCTGGCGTCGTTCTGGCTGCCTTGAACGTACAATCAGACGGCATCGAGTCCCTGTCTTTTTCGCCGCAACAGCCTCTCCTCGCTGCTGGCTCAGTAGACGGCAGCATTGCCATCTTTGATGCCGCGAGGTCGTTCCAAGTAAGGAAACACATCCGCGGTGCCCACGAGGGGGAGTCTGTTGTCAAGGTAGACTTTGTCCGGGCTGCCACTGGCGCGACTGCCGGTTGGCTCCTGACGTCGTGCGGTTTGGACGGCGTGGTGAGACGGTGGGACATGCGCGGCGCGACTGCTACCCaggaggctgttgctgctgggctaACGGCTGGTTTGATCAAGGAGTGGAAGGGTCacagaggtggtggtgagggaggtggtgttttgggtttTGTGCAGGGCGCTGATGGTGAGAGGGTTGTCACAGCGGGTGATGACTCCGTGGTGCTGGTTTTCGAGGCCTAA